The nucleotide window GAGGTCCCCATGACGCCGGAGGCAGCCCCCGCAGCAATCAAATTCGCCCGGCCCGGGAAGGGTGACCAGCCGAAGAAGGCCAGCACTACCCCCAGCAGAACAGCTGCGGCGACCAGCCAGGCCAGCCCCTCGCCGGGGAGGACCACTACCAGCCAGGCACCGAACAGGCTGCCGGGAATTCTGCCTACCAGCGCCCAGCCGGCCCCCTTGAGATCAAGATGAGCCCGCTCCCGGGCAGTGACCATGGTGGTCAGCAGCAGGGCCAGGATGATGATGCTGGCGGGTAGCAGAGCAGGGTCTACGAGTGCGATGACTGGAGCGGCGAGCATGCCCATGCCGAAGCCGATCGAGGACTGCAGGCCGGCTGCAGCGAAGACGGCTACGGCAATGAGGGCATACTCGGCCGCGCTCACTGGGCCGGCGCCGGGTCCGGGTTCCGGACCTC belongs to Arthrobacter crystallopoietes and includes:
- a CDS encoding sulfite exporter TauE/SafE family protein — its product is MSAAEYALIAVAVFAAAGLQSSIGFGMGMLAAPVIALVDPALLPASIIILALLLTTMVTARERAHLDLKGAGWALVGRIPGSLFGAWLVVVLPGEGLAWLVAAAVLLGVVLAFFGWSPFPGRANLIAAGAASGVMGTSTSIGGAPMALVWQGQQGARLRGTMSAFFMVGSAVSLAALAAAGQVTTEVLVLTAWMVPAALAGYVVSRYTNRFLDRRRLRLTALAASGFGAVLLAGRLLLA